The following DNA comes from Bacteroidales bacterium.
TTACGTAAAACTAAGAAAAGATGAAAAAATCAGCATGGTTATCATTGGCTCTAGTTATAGCCGGATTAATTGCATTGCAGGGCTCAGGCATTTATCACCAGGATGCCAGCGCATCACATGGTCCTGATTTTGTTTATCCCTCAACCGTTAAAAAAGTAATAGACCAGAAATGCTATGGATGCCACAGCATGAAAGGCCGATCAGATAAGGCAAAGGAAGCCCTTATGTGGGACAGCGTGCCCAATCTTCAGAAAGCCAAGATTGTCGGAACACTGAATGATATTATTGATGTACTCGAGGATGGTTCAATGCCTCCTGAAGATATCGTTAAGAAGTATCCCGATGCCAAACTTACAGCAGAGGAAACTACTATCCTGAAAACCTGGGCTGAAGCCAAAGCCGACAGCCTGATGAATTAACCGTGCAATTTCTTTCAGCATGAAAATAATAAAAGTATTGATCCTGGTTTTGATTGTGGTGATGATTGCCATTCAGTTTGTACCCGACGGCATACCTGATAATAAGCCTGAAGATAATCGCACTCTTGCCCATGATACTCTGGTGACCCCTGATGTTTTGGCCATACTTAAAAAATCGTGTTTTGATTGCCATTCCAATCAAACCGATTTTCCCTGGTATGCCGGTATTGCTCCTTCTTCATGGCTGTTAGCCGATCATATTAATGAAGGTAGGAAAAACCTGAATTTTTCAGAATGGCAGGATTTCAGCAAGCGGAAGAAAGTGGGTAAGCTTGAGGATATCCAGGAGCAGGTAAAAAAAGGTGAAATGCCGCTGAAGTCGTACACCCTGATTCATAAGAAGGCCGTTCTCACATCTGAGGAGATTCAGACACTGATCAAGTGGACGGATGAGGCAACCGGGAGGCTGGTTAAGTAGTTTTACAGTTTGCGATTAGTAATCGGTAATTGGTTAAGGGACAATAGGGACGATAGGGACACTTCAAGCATCCGGTATTTGGGTATCCGCTTCGGCAAGCTCAGCGACCGGGACATTTTTATGGAACAAGCATGACTTCGACAAGCTCAGTTATGCTATCCAATCACCAGTCACCAGTCACCAGTCACCAGTCACCAAAATCGTAAATCGCTAAATCGTAAATCTTACTGGCTCCATGAGGTTGGTTCCCGATCCCACCTGTGTTTCTGAAGTTCAACCATCAGGTGGCTTTCAAGCGGGCCCATATCACTCACATCCATATTTGATTTTACATGGTTGGTTGTGCGCATACCCGGTATGATGGTGCTGACTGAAGGTTCGCCAAGTATGAAACGAAGGGCCATTTCAGGCATTGTCATTCCTGCAGGAACAACTGGTTTAAGAGCATCGGCATGGTCAACGCTTGCATTGAGGTTTTCAGGCA
Coding sequences within:
- a CDS encoding heme-binding domain-containing protein; protein product: MKKSAWLSLALVIAGLIALQGSGIYHQDASASHGPDFVYPSTVKKVIDQKCYGCHSMKGRSDKAKEALMWDSVPNLQKAKIVGTLNDIIDVLEDGSMPPEDIVKKYPDAKLTAEETTILKTWAEAKADSLMN
- a CDS encoding heme-binding domain-containing protein, with translation MKIIKVLILVLIVVMIAIQFVPDGIPDNKPEDNRTLAHDTLVTPDVLAILKKSCFDCHSNQTDFPWYAGIAPSSWLLADHINEGRKNLNFSEWQDFSKRKKVGKLEDIQEQVKKGEMPLKSYTLIHKKAVLTSEEIQTLIKWTDEATGRLVK
- a CDS encoding aldo/keto reductase, which translates into the protein WEPWNGIKAVKSGLIDTVQVIFNIFDQNPQDELFPACREMNVGVIARVPFDEGSLTGTLTRQSHWPANDWRSTYFVPENLNASVDHADALKPVVPAGMTMPEMALRFILGEPSVSTIIPGMRTTNHVKSNMDVSDMGPLESHLMVELQKHRWDREPTSWSQ